From the Xylocopa sonorina isolate GNS202 chromosome 9, iyXylSono1_principal, whole genome shotgun sequence genome, the window GCGAACAGTCCTGCGAATATACTGTCACGGTTTAGTTCGAGTATAATATATCACGAAGAAGAACGCGACGTACGCGGACAGAAGACTCGATGCGAGGAGTCGAGTAGGTACGAGACCGTTTACCTGTTCTGGGCGATTTTCCTCAACGTGTCCGGGCTTCGTATCAGCTTGTCCAACGTCTGCGTGAGATTGGCGAACGTCGGACGATGGGTGCGTTCCTTCTGCCAGCAATCGAGCATCAGCTGATAGATCGCCTCGGGACAGTCCATCGGCGCTGGGAGCCTGTATCCTTTCTCGATCGACTTTATCACATCCTGATTAGACCAGTTCCAGTACGGCCGCTCGCCGTAGGACATCAcctcccagcaaacgatccccATGCTCCATACGTCCGACGCGCTGGTGAACTTCCGGAACGCTATCGCTTCGGGAGCTGTCCATCGTACCGGGATCTTTCCACCCTTTTTGCCGGAGTAAACAGTCTTTCAAGATTCGATATTTGAAAGTCTCGATACATGCGACGAGAACGCGAGGGCGTTCTCGTTAAGGGGTTGGTGATATCAGTTGTCGCGCGAAACTCCGTTCGCGCGGCTTTTCCATCCGACTACTTACCCTGGTCGTGTACGCGCCTTCCGTCGCGCTCTCGATCTCCCTGCTCAGCCCAAAGTCGGCGATCTTGCAGACCAACGCGGCGTTCACCAGCACGTTCCTCGCCGCCAGGTCCCGGTGCACGTAGTTCATCTCCGCCAGGTACTGCATACCGCTCGCTATACCGCGCAGCATGCCTACTAGCTGCAGCACCTGGAACTTGCCGTCGTTCGCCCGCAGGAAAGTGTCCAGGCTGCCGTTCTCCATGAATTCGGTGATGATCATCACTGGATTGCTCTTCGTCACGACACCCTGCAGGAATATCACGTTCGGGTGCTCGAACTGGCCCATGATGGACGCTTCGGTGAGGAAATCGTTACGGGCCTTGTCCGCGGAGCCTGGTTTCAGCGTCTTGATCGCCACGTCGATCTCCGTACGGCCATCCGGCGCTACTTTCAGTTTACCGCGACAAACGTCGCCAAACTCGCCGCCACCTGTTCCGGTTACCATCAAACGGTGGACAGAAGAAAAATGGAAAaggaagaatcgttagaaccagGCGAGACCAACCGTTGGTGGTTTTTAAAGCGAAACGGGACGAGACTTTGGTATGTACCTATGATGGCCTCTATCGTGATGTATCCAGCGTCGATCTCTCTGGCGAACTCTCTGACGGCCTGGTTCGGGTCCTCGTACGTGTGAGGGTCGACGTAGCTTCTGGCGCCACCGCCACCGGCACCACCGGCACTGGCCGCTGCGACTCCCACTGCAGGTGTGAACAGCGGCGTGGTCACTGCAACGTCACCAAAACAGAGTTCATTATATTAACACGAGGGTCGGTGTGCTTAATTTTGACGGAATCTCGGAGCGGTACGATTAACAACAGATCGCTCCGTGCCTGAGAGCCGTGTCATCCCGTGAAAACACTCACACAcccttcctcttaaggaaaaaaaaaagaaaaaaaaataacgagATTTTTCAACGTTCAATATAGTGGATAACGCAGAACTAAAATGAAGCTGAAGCTCTTCTAAGCTGCTCTTCGAGGCTCTTAAAATGACAAAATTCTCTATTCAACGCGTGATCGTTTCTATAAGACTGGTCTATCTTGAACGAAATTTCTCTGAAACGTTGTAAACGAAACGAAAAAGTGACAAAATTCCACTATGTTGTAAAAAGATCTAATGTggagaaaaaaatatatatatgacaAGAGGTATGCTAATTTCCATGCCAGCGGTAGAAATACTCTCGCATGCCTAGTACACGCCAAATGATCTCAATTACGATGCATCGGATTGAATGACGTTAGTCGTAGCACCGAGTGCAGAGGATGCTCCGGTCGAATCGAATTACTTCGTCGCCCGTTAATTTACATCCGCGAATGCATCTGCGACGGCTCGCCACTCTAGCCGCGTCGAATTAATTCGAGTTCCACCGAAACATCCACCGTTCCCAGCGCGTCGACGCTCAACTGCATCGTCCGCGGACGATTTTAAGAAGAGATCTGCTGGCTGGCTGAAAAAAAGTAGAACGATGCAATAGAAAGAACACGAGACGTATCGAAGAGCAAAGAGTGTATCTCATGCTATTATTCTATCGTGCTTCTCATCTACGTACAATCcaagagagagatagaaagagagaaagatagagaaaaagaagagagaaagagagagaaaaaggaagaaaaaaacagtaagaaaatagagagagagagagagaaagagagagagagagacatagAGGAAAAGAACGTGGATCGTGGTACGAGCTGTAGAGAATAATTTACAAAGGACAATGTGTTTCTGTGTTCGAGTCTCAGCGAGTGTAACGTGTCGGGGCGCAATCCTCCGGTTCGCAAAATTTCGATCGAGTCTTATTGGGTCTGATTAAGGACTTACGCGAGGACTTGCTCTTGTTGTTGGTGTGGGTTGTCACAATCGGTGAACTGTCCATTTTGCAGTGCACTGTGAACAACACAACAACCAACACACTAATTGACAAACAGCAAACAAAAAGAAGCGGTGTATGTTCTAATGAACAGTTTAATGACGCGAGGCGAGCGAAGGCAGCGTGACGTGAAACAAATGGATGTCTTTTAAGAACGCGTTCGGCTCGTTTTTTTTCTCGATCTTCGTGCAGCTTTCGTCTTTGTCTCCTACGATAATTACACGTACGTGGATCAATAAAAATTGTACGTGTacgtataaaaaaataaaaaaataaagagaACAGAACAAAATGACACACGTTAAAAAAGAACATCAAACAAATGCAATGCTAACGATACACACTGACAACGATATATGCATGCAATGTACAACATatctatatctatatatatgtatagaacGACGGCAAGCACGAagcacgcacacgcacacgcacgtCTTTCGAGTGTACACTGTGTATGTCTGCATGATGGCGAAACGAACGTGAAAGAACGTGCGTGTCGATGCACTAAAAAATTTGGAACGCGTCAAAAGAGATGCACATACAAGGGGGGGTGCAAGATTAGCTACGTAAAACTGAGTTcctagaagagaaaaaaaaaaacttgaGGTGTTGGAGAAGACTTACTGTAGGTCACAACTAGTCCTGTAGTAGCAGGCGATTGTGTACATTGTTTCATTGGGTTTTTTCATGGATTTTTCATGGAGGCAGGTTCGATAGATTAGGGGAATCGCACATGAAAAGAAAGAATCGAAAGAATTTGGTTAGAACGATGGCAATCAGCCGTGTCCGGTATGAATTTTGCACGAAAGCGATCGTCTCTCATCGTATGCATTCTCTTTACTTCCTGGCCAAGCACGGACTTGGGCGACTTTCGTTTCGCACCGTTTTACTTATCTACATCGCCCGTTTTTCTTTCAACGAACCACATTTTCAGTAATCTTTCTTTCGTCAAAGAGAGAAACTTCTAAAAAGAACTGGGTGTTTAGCGACAAGACATTATCATTGGGTACTGTATACGTGACAGGGGTGGTCTGGGGGTCGATACTTGCTGGGTCTAACGGGGTTGGTGAATTCAAATATATACTTATTAGTCACAAGACACGAGGGCGCAGTGAAACAACTATGAAAGTGacaagggggggggggtggtagCGATAATAAACTtataaagaaaagagaaatcgaGCCGACTGGCTAAGGGCAAACGTACCTTCGCCGTTCCTGTACTCCAACGTATCGCAGTCGCTCGGCTGTTTCTTGTTGCATTCGTCCGAGGCCCTGCTGCATCGAAATCATAGAGTCACGCATCAATGGAATCACATCAGTATACGAAGATACGACTCGACTAACTTCGCCGATACCAAGACTTTTCATTCTACACGCGAGATTGTAAGAGCAATTCGTTTACCTTCTCAAAATCAGGACGGtcataataatgataatgacCAGGAGAACTACCACGGCTACGATAGCGCCTGCTATAATCCTCACTTGCATATTGTCGTCCTCCCCGACATAGTCTGAAACGAGATCGAACGAATCGTCCACTGAGAGACTGTGGCTATTTCGCTTCGACTTCGATACGATTCGACAACGAATCCGAGTAATTACCTAGACCCATAGCGTGAGGGGTCTTCTTGTAGACCACCGGCGTGTATTCACCCCAACCTCTGGTCGTCTTCGCTCGCACTTGCACCGCGTAATCGGTCGACGGTTTCAGACCTTTGAAAGTCGCTGATAAGTCGGAGGTTTGGACCATGGTAGCGTTGGTGGCGTCGTCGTAACGCGGATAACACCTCGCTGAAACAACTCGTCGTTAATAACCGGTAGAAAGAAGGGAAGAAACTGGCTATTGGGCCATCAAGAATCTCACCTTCGTATCTCTCGACCAGATCGCTGTCTCCACTGTCGGTCACAGGAGCGTCCCAGCTGATGCTGAGCTCTGTGCTCTTCACGCCTGTGATCCTGACGTTGCTGACCAAACTGGGCACGCTGGCTTCCGTCGTCACGGTGATGTCCACGTACTCGGATTTCCCGGCCAGCGCGGACACGCCGTTCTGGGCGAACACTTGGAAGCGATAGGTGGTGACCGCGTTCAGGCCAGTGATCGTGATCTTCGTGTCGTTGAAGACCTCCTGCTCGAGAGAAACCCGGTCAGTCCAATCGCGTGTCTTAACACGACGCTCTCCAACCGGACGAAACTTACGGTATTGGGAATGTATTTGACACCCGTGCTACAAGCGTCGCAGATCACCTTGTACGTCGTGTCCGTCCTGCCTCCCAGCATGTGCGGTGCGTTCCAGGATAGGATCACCGTCGACTGATCGACAAAGTTCACCGTTAAATTCTGCGGCGCCGACGGTGGCTCTGCAAAAGGCGGAAGAATCATTCGAACACTCtgttcaacctcctcgcacaagATGATTTACAGTAATCGCTGGTCGAACGGAGACTCACGCGTGCATGGCATTTTCTTGGAGTCCTTCTCGGCTCTGAAATAACCCGGGTTGCACCGACACTCCGTGTACGCGTAATCGGAGGACTTACTGTGAGCCGGACAAGCCTCGCAGCTCTGCGATCCCACCTCGTGCTTGAATTTACCGATCGGGCACTCCTTGCATTCCTGTTTCTCGTCGTCAGCCTGGTATCCAGGCTTGCAGTGGCACCCGCCGTTCGGCAGATACCATTTCCCGTCTCCCTTGCAGAGGAAGGTGGGCTGCTCGATCACCACCGCGTTGTCCACGCAGGTACCGATCGTCTGCTCGATCAGCGCGACCTCGCGGCCGGTTGGCGTCGCTGGGAAGTGGGCAAAGTTCACGGAGATCTCCGGGCAGCTGATGTAGTAGACCTTGATGGCCAGGATCGAGATGCAGGCGCCCTGGTCGCGAAACGCGAAGTACACGCCCTTCTTCGTCACGGGTATCGACTTCACCTCCGTGTTTATCACCACCTCCGTGTTCGTGTTGAACCTGCCCTCGCCAGCGGCGATGCGCCCTGCGGATGAAACGCGTCGTGTACTTGGCCGCGTCGAGCCCTTGGCTATGGCCAGGGAAAAGTTTCCGGAACGAGAGCCGGAAGGGTGCGCGTATTTTGGCAAGCTTACCGATCAACTTGTAGCTATCCGTCTCCCACGGTGGCTGCTCCTTGGTGGCCACGTCGAACTCGTAGTAAAGCAGACTGAACGTCTCCTTGCAGCTGAGCGCGTTTCCGGGGAACAACGAGCAGTCGCGGGTCGtgaatttgatttctatgtacaTGCGATTCGCCGGTCCCCTCTCGATGAACGGCGTCCATAGCCAATTGTTCACGTTGTTGTACGCCACGTCGCAGACAACGTAACTCCGCCAATTGATGCCCTTGTCGAAGTTCGTGAACGACTCTTCCACCCACTGGAACAGAAACGAGCACGGGACGATCTTAATTTCCGTAATATGCCCTCGATTAACGGCGAAACACCGCGACCATGACTCTTTCCCTCCTTACATTCTACTCGCGGCCCGTTTAGCCTACGCGTGCGCCCGAATCAACCGAGATGAGATAAACGCTGTTTAAATAACGCGAGACGCCCCCTATCCCCCTTCAGCGGGGGGATCCTCCTTTCAGGAGCGGTTCTCCGGAGCGCCTTCGCCGTCGTGTTTGCCTACGGATTACAGGGCGAGATCCCACCGAGTCAGCATCCACGAAATCAGCTTTGCGCGAACCCTCCCCTCGCAGCTTTCCACCGTGGAGAGAGACGTTTCTTTCCGTTCTCGAACGCTTCAAGGTCTTCCTATTGATTTCGCCCTCCACCACCCTCCCCTGATGATATTTACAGAAACTACGAAGACGGATTACCCGGGCTGCTACGGATTTCCGAACTTCCCAAGAATCCGAGGCTGGCTCGCGCAACGACCAGGAGAGACCCAAGGAAGAAGATCGCGGCGGATGAACAGAGATTTATTCCCCCCAACTCGACCCCTTTCGACGGGGGTGACCGAGGCGCGTTCGATAGAGACGCTTTCTGATCTTTATCGAGCCTCGATCTCTAGACAGCGAAaaagacgagagagagagagagagaaagagagagatgcaGACGGATCCACGGGGGCTGGTCCCCGTgtacgcgcgatccgaggaaccACTTGTCCGTCGACGTTGGACGCGGTATCCTCCCTCGGCAAATGATGAGGCGGAGTGGCCAGGTCGTCGACTTGCGACAAACAGACCGCAAGGAATTACCGGCGCGCGTTACCATTAGTTTTATTGCCCCCCTCGGCTCGAGCTCGTCCCGAGAGAGACCGCAAAAAGTTCCGACCGAGCAAGAAGGacccgtcgtcgccgtcgtcgtcgtcgtcgtcgcggtCCTCGTGGCCATCGTCAGGGTTTCTCCCGTCCTCGACTGActattccctctctctctctctctccctctttcgatACTCGCAATGGAAAGGCTCTACGTAGGTAAGAGAGGCTGTGGAAGAGGGGGAGGGGGGcggagaggggaaaaaaaagcgGGTAGATCGAGAAGGCCAGGCTTCTTACCCAGAAGATTTTCTTGCGGACGTGTTTCCGGCAGGGAGGCCGCAATAAATTCAGCCGTACGGTTACTCGGTAGCACAAAGAGATTATTACGCTGGAAAGATGACGAGCAGGACAGAGGGGGGGATAGGGGATCGAGAAAAAACGATTTCGTTTCGGTGGATGGACGGTTCGAGGGACTCGGCTCGGCGATCTGAAAAATCCACGGCGACCTGTGCGCCGCGTTAACGAATGTGCTTAACCTCCTCAGGGACGAATTCCATTTTTTTCCCTCCGACGAGAACGGAGTTCTGCGTGTAATAACCAGATGAATGGGCTAGATAAGTAATATCGTAATTAACGAGAAACTATGCGTCGTCATTCCTCGAGAGATTAACGATGAACGTGGTCAATCGTAATTATCGTCGAGACAAAACGACTTCGAGCGACTGTTATCCTCTCGAGTCGAGGAATCGTAAAGGACACAGAAGGCGCGAGGCGATATCATCTCGCGGAGACTATTAGCGAGACGAAGGAAACTCCTGTAGACGTCGTTTCGACGCCTACGCGGGTGCTTTATcggctgggaaattgcgttaaATTCCTGGCTCCCCTTAGCCGTCGCCGTCGCTCTGTCTTTCCACGGCGCTTTTACTTCGTTCCTCTGTCGCGAGCCTTCCAGACTGTCGCGTGGCGGAAAAAAGACAGAGCGGGGGCACGCGCGTCGTTAACGCCGCGGAATTTAATTGGATCCCGCCGAGACGTCCTCTTTTAAGGTGCCGCGTGAATTTTTCGGTGGGCCGGATTTCCCAGCGGCGCGATCCTCCCGTGAAATTACTCGCACACCCTGTGCGTGCGTCTACGTGTGCAGGCGGTGAGAACGGGAAGGGAAAGAGTGGAAAAAGAGTGGGAAAGTTAAAAACGAGCACGCTCGACCGACTCTGGGGGTTGTAACGAGGAAAAAGAAGATACGTACACGTACGTATGCACGTATATCGATGTTCAAGGTACTTCTTCAGGCCCTTCCTGGGTGGCGGCGGGCAGAGATTTTAAATGGAATTAATTACGCCACTTAACGTGTTTCGCGCCTCGGGTTCGTTAGCATGCCGCATGCGAGACTGGTAACCAGCCGCCCTCGGGGGTAATTTCGCTCTTTATCGCGTGAACCACCACCGAATTCGTCGGATCCCGCGTTGCGTTCCTCAATTAGTACGCGATCGATCGACAGACGCGATACGAATCCATTAAGATCCGCGGCGTTTCGAAAATCCGGGACGATATACAACGTTCCGTTTCAGGGGTGGACCACCGTGGCTGGCTCGATGCGAGATGACGCGGGACCGCCGCGAAAGTAATTAGAAACAACGGGCTCGCGTCGTCTCGCGTAACGTTCGCGCTTTATCGCGGCTGCGATCGCGTTGGTCCGCGCGAATCGTTCATTAACGGGCTGAGCGCGAAAATATTGTTCAAAAGTATTCCCACTCGGTGTTTTTAATCGACTGGGTAACTAACGACCACCCGATACGCTCGATTCACCTTTGATCGCGTTTATGGGAGAAAAATAACGCAGCTCCGTGTGGCGATCGACGATTACATTTCACGCTTCGATCGACTCGATCTTAATACTAACATTAACGGACGATCAATTTATTACACTGGACTTACTAACAACCTTCGAAACTAACTTTCCACGTGTATCTCAAATTGCAACAGAGTTAATTCTCTCGTCGATCTCGTTCTCAATGATCGCAGATCGACCCGCTGAAAGATATAACCAGCGACTTACCACAAAACGAACGATTTTAGAGGAAACAAATCGGAAGAATACCGCGTGGTACGTTGACCCGCGCGAAAGAACCTGCGACGAGCGAAAAGGGGTGAGAGGTGAAAGATAAAGAGCTTCGTTCCGCCTGGTTATTCGTCGCTCTCCTCACCCCGTGTAACGACGAAGCTCACCCATCCTCGATAAAGAGTAACGCGCGCTGCTCGAGCAGGACATCAAAGCCGTCGATTTGTCGGGAACGGAGTACGAGAGTACACCTGGAGGAACAGGGTCCTCTCAGCGGTTTCTATTTCCTCGTGGATCAACCGGCGCTGGTAAATAGATACGAGCCATCGGTTTCGAAATAAAGCCAATAAGCTCCAGCGGAGCGAGCAAGCGGGGGCAGAGGCACGAGTAGTCTTCCGCGGCGGATAGAACGAGGAGGGATAGGAGTTCGGCTTGCCTCCCTTATCCCATGGCTAGGAGAGGTTCCCTCGAACGGCGGCCCGTAATATTGCCACCATAATCGCAATTCCGATGGTGTAGCTCCGTTCGAGCGGGGCGCAGCCAGCCTGGCTGGGAAGACTTAGGGGGTTACGTGGGGTGGACGAACTTTCAGTCTAGCGGAGGGCTTGCGGATCTTAATATATATTGAGCTCTCGTGCGCCACCCCTCGCCCTTGGGGTTGCAACGGGGTGAGGGCGCGCGGCTGGCCTCTCTCTTCTTCCTCCCAGTCTACGTGCACCACGTTCTACCGGCCGTTTCATAGAGGAACGCGCTGCGTTACCACCCCGAGGGCGCGGGGGTACGCGCGAGTCGCCGCGGCGGAATCGCGAAAGTTAAATTAACTCCGGGGGCTGGTTGCGCGACTCGCGAGGGATCCGATCGACCACACCGAGCGTCTATCTATCGGCAGTTACGGTTTTTTCTTTGTCGAGCAGTGGATCGCTTCGTCGAGCCACTTTGCTCGGCAGGTATGCCGGTGATTATGCGGGCTCGTTTAACCAGGCGCCTGGTTTTTGGCTTCTTGTTGGACCGCTGGATCTATCCAGCCGGTTTTAAATCTGCGAGCAACGTCGAGCTACTTTCGCGGATTTCGAAACGTCTTCAAAAGAGAGCAACTGGTAGGATCATCGAAAGCGAGCAACAAGCGACGATGTTTGTTGCTATAGAGAAAACAGAGCGACTAAGAAGGAAGAGGCTTAGGTAATAAGCGGTGGCTTTTGCGTGGTACGCGAAGCATCACGAAAAGGAAACATCCCTTAGCTTAAGGGAGCAAAACTGAGCGGGTTTTTCGCTCCTCTTTCCGTGGAGACTATAGCAGAGAGGGATAGGACGAAGGGAGGGTCGCTCGAGCAAGCGCGCATATGTGTGCGTCCGAACGAGCTGACCAACCCTCGTACACTGTAAGGGTGGTTACGTCGCGCGCCAATCGCAAACTTTATGTAGCCGTTTATTCGGCACCCTTGGTCTGATATCGCGGCGCCTTCGAATGGGGAAAGTAGGTGGAAACaccatttaaggagcatttccaCGGATCCCGGGCGTTAACTGAGATTTTTCTTCCCGGGGACCGCGCGACGCGTATATACGAGCGCGAAGGGAGGGAAATATCGAGGCGAGAGAAGAGGGAGAGCACGATCGGGCGAGAATTTATTTCTGGATTATTCGTCGGGGGATCGCGCGTCCCGGGATAGGACAAATCGTTCTCTTACCCGGGATCGGGAGTGTCGCGAGGTAATTTTCAGCCGCCAGATTTACGATCGGAAGATCGACTACCGACGGGGGCGGCAGTCGCTGCGAAAATTTGATTACGCCCGATAGAAAAATTGCCGATAATCTCGTCAAATTCCAGCGGGGAAGGCTGGCGACGCCCACCGTTGGAATTTGTTGCCAAGTCGACCTCGACGCGAAAACGATGCTTCTTATCAAACGGTGACAGTTATCGCGAACGCTGAATTAGCAGAAGCGAGAAACAGTGCGATATGAAAGCGAGAAAACGAAAGGCGCGACTAAGAGGAACGAGAGAgactcgaacgaagagacggcAGAGTCTGTCGAACGGATTTGTCTCGCGATCGGATGACAGCAACGACTCGTTTATCGATATTCACCCATCCATAATGAGCCTAACCGGCGTCGTAATATTTCGAGTTAACACGGCGTGTCGTCAGTGTCGCGTGTCGCTCGAAGGGATGAACGCGCCAATGACCGTCGCCCCTGACGAGACGACGCGTCACGGCTGTAACAAGAAGGGCTGCCTCGGTCACACGGGGGCTGAAAACCGTGCTAAGTCCGAGCAGAGACTTTTCAACGAACTCTCGACTTTTTGGCTTCTCGcgttctccctctccctctctctttcccaAGAAATTGCCCGTCGATTCCCCCACGTTCTCGGGAACGCGATCTACCCCGAGGTCGGAAACTGCCAGCAGACAGACAGTCAGACAGACGCAGAGACAGCGCGAGCCCAATAAGAGGAGCGGAGGAGAGACCAACAAGAAGACGAAACTCGCGAACCATCCAGCGGCGCGAGTTGCGCCGAGTTTCGGGAGTGTGAATGGGGTCTGGTCCAAAGATACACCGGGAGCGATATCCCGGTGCTATTTCGAGTCGACTGTAAGGCGAGTGTCGGCGCGCAAGGGGCGTAGCCGGGCAATGATCGTGGCGAGGAGACGGAGCCGGCACGTCGCGTCTGTTACGGGCCACGGCTGCAAACGAGCCACCGATCGGACGCGGTACCAAATTGCGGATCGTTCTGCATACCCGATGTAATTTTTCCACCCCGCGTTCGATGATTGCATTGGGGTGCGCGGGCGAGGCCGATCTTATGCTAATCCGCGAAGGGAGCCGAGGAAAGGAGCAAACGATCGTTCCCTCTCTCCGTCCCTTCCGAGCGGGCCTTCATAAAATCGTCACGAATTAGCCCCCGAAGGGAGGGTCAATCCGAAGGGGGTTGGGTTTAATATCGAAAGACCTGGCCGGCTGCGTGTAGCCCTCGACGCACGCCCCTGGAACCTGTCAGTTTGACGTATCGCAGTCGCGGGAATCCATTATACAGTCAATTACTCGTCGTGACAGGGAACGCGCGGAGCGAACGCGGCATCTGACGCCATCGAGCGCGCCCAATAGTCGAACGAGGGACCCACCAGCGGCCGCGTCCACCGGCAAATTCAACGGGACAACGTTCCTCGAGTTTCCCGCGGCACGTCGACTAAAGTTAGGCACACCGGACGTGACTACGACCCTCCTCCCCGATCGGGCCGCGAATCTTCAGGAATGGCCGCCAGGAATTTCGCAGGGGCCACCGCGTCGTACGAATCGACGAGCGATTCGAAGGGCGGAACGGGGTGGAGGGACGCTCGTCGAGTGCGTTAATTAAAATTCGCGGCTCCGCCGGGGGATCCCAATAAAGTGGACGAAATATCGGCGCACCGCTGGGGCCGGACCGTGGAGAGGGCCGGGCAATTTTTTCGACGGCTCTCCTCACGGCAGGTTGCACGCTGCGAGCCGGAAGTCACGATCGAACCTCGTTAACCGTTTGAATTGGTTAGCGGGGCACCGTCTCGGCGCGTGCACGAGTGGCTTCGCCGGCATTTGCATGCGATATTTGGATACAATAATCGTGGTCCTCGCGTGACGAACACGTCCAGATGGTACGCGGCGGGACGATCTTCACCTGTCTACGAACGGCATTGCTGTGACCATTGTTCGCGGTCCCGTCCTCCCTCTTGCGCGGCCGACCTTTGACGCCGTGAGTTATTTCTGTGGGATCGCCTCTCGATTGCGACGAAATATCACCTCGCAAACCGTGCACGGTGTCTCTCTTTCGTTCGCTGGTTCGTATCGAAGACAAACGTGGCTGAACGGCGAAGATCCCGTATCTACCGCCCGCTGGATAGCCAGCTCGACGAGAttatgaaattaaaaatacaatTTCCCGGATAACCGAGGCGTTTCCACCCTCCCCTGGTCAAATATTTTTTCAGAGGCTTAGCTTCGGCGAACAATGCCGTCTTGGAGAGATATCGCGCTGGAGAGCGCTAGGTATAAGCCGTAAAAAGAATGGAAAaataagagaaagaaagagaagtgCTACAGTAGGAGGGTGGACGGGGGTTGGTGAAAAAGCCGACGAAGTTAGGAACGGGCGACGTCGACGAGCGAGGCGCACCGCCGCCCGCGACCATCCCTTTTCCCCGGGCCAGAGAAATTGAGTTTCGGAGTTCGCTTCGACCCCCTCTGGGGGTGGCGAACTCACCTCGCGGCCCGTACGACGCCGCGCGCTTCCTCCCAGGCTACGCGCCACCTTTATCGCAGTAATGAAACTGTGTTTATGATAATCCAACAATGGAACAATGTGGGTAACGACCGAGGGGCAACGGGGCGTAGTCACAATGGCCCGCGGCTAGGCGGCCTCTCACCTAGGAAGAAAGCCGATGGATGGAAAGTAGGGGGATGCGAAAGGGAGCGAGACCTTGACGGAAGAGGGTCCCACCGCTCTATGGTCAGGGTTTTCGGCTCCCGAATCTTAATTAGGAATTTCACGAGGGCTCCAGCGCAGCGTCCACGCTCTATGGAAACGACAGAGGGCACGCAGTGGGGAGGGAAGAGTCGAAAAAAGGAGGAGGAATAACGTCGTCCCGCGGCACCCTGTTCGATCGCCGCTAAGATAAGACGTTCGGAGATAGCGCGGCTGGGAAGGGGGAAACGGAGAAGGGTTCATCCCGATGCTGGTTTCTTTGTTTTTCGCATTGTCCCAGTGCGCGCTCGAAAGGCTCGCAGCGCAGGGGACGACTCTGATAATGCGTAGGAACCGTGCCGTTGCTGTTTCCGAGAAATCGTCCGGAGGAACAAAGGCGCGCC encodes:
- the Eph gene encoding eph receptor tyrosine kinase isoform X18, with translation MAPFNMAGVAGLLATCAAAAASAAHLLPLLLLLICPRGTHAEQVVLLDTTQEEKLEWTKYPFGTEANTPGWVEESFTNFDKGINWRSYVVCDVAYNNVNNWLWTPFIERGPANRMYIEIKFTTRDCSLFPGNALSCKETFSLLYYEFDVATKEQPPWETDSYKLIGRIAAGEGRFNTNTEVVINTEVKSIPVTKKGVYFAFRDQGACISILAIKVYYISCPEISVNFAHFPATPTGREVALIEQTIGTCVDNAVVIEQPTFLCKGDGKWYLPNGGCHCKPGYQADDEKQECKECPIGKFKHEVGSQSCEACPAHSKSSDYAYTECRCNPGYFRAEKDSKKMPCTQPPSAPQNLTVNFVDQSTVILSWNAPHMLGGRTDTTYKVICDACSTGVKYIPNTEVFNDTKITITGLNAVTTYRFQVFAQNGVSALAGKSEYVDITVTTEASVPSLVSNVRITGVKSTELSISWDAPVTDSGDSDLVERYEARCYPRYDDATNATMVQTSDLSATFKGLKPSTDYAVQVRAKTTRGWGEYTPVVYKKTPHAMGLDYVGEDDNMQVRIIAGAIVAVVVLLVIIIIMTVLILRSRASDECNKKQPSDCDTLEYRNGEVGVAAASAGGAGGGGARSYVDPHTYEDPNQAVREFAREIDAGYITIEAIIGGGEFGDVCRGKLKVAPDGRTEIDVAIKTLKPGSADKARNDFLTEASIMGQFEHPNVIFLQGVVTKSNPVMIITEFMENGSLDTFLRANDGKFQVLQLVGMLRGIASGMQYLAEMNYVHRDLAARNVLVNAALVCKIADFGLSREIESATEGAYTTRTVYSGKKGGKIPVRWTAPEAIAFRKFTSASDVWSMGIVCWEVMSYGERPYWNWSNQDVIKSIEKGYRLPAPMDCPEAIYQLMLDCWQKERTHRPTFANLTQTLDKLIRSPDTLRKIAQNRIRERGAPPPPPPASSTSSNVHLRKRGTNPLAPDAVDLTQLTSVSEWLASIKMSRYAESFESSGVTTLEAAARVTVQELTALGVTLVGHQKKIMNSVTALRAQLSATSQGFLV
- the Eph gene encoding eph receptor tyrosine kinase isoform X12, which gives rise to MAPFNMAGVAGLLATCAAAAASAAHLLPLLLLLICPRGTHAEQVVLLDTTQEEKLEWTKYPFGTEANTPGWVEESFTNFDKGINWRSYVVCDVAYNNVNNWLWTPFIERGPANRMYIEIKFTTRDCSLFPGNALSCKETFSLLYYEFDVATKEQPPWETDSYKLIGRIAAGEGRFNTNTEVVINTEVKSIPVTKKGVYFAFRDQGACISILAIKVYYISCPEISVNFAHFPATPTGREVALIEQTIGTCVDNAVVIEQPTFLCKGDGKWYLPNGGCHCKPGYQADDEKQECKECPIGKFKHEVGSQSCEACPAHSKSSDYAYTECRCNPGYFRAEKDSKKMPCTQPPSAPQNLTVNFVDQSTVILSWNAPHMLGGRTDTTYKVICDACSTGVKYIPNTEVFNDTKITITGLNAVTTYRFQVFAQNGVSALAGKSEYVDITVTTEASVPSLVSNVRITGVKSTELSISWDAPVTDSGDSDLVERYEARCYPRYDDATNATMVQTSDLSATFKGLKPSTDYAVQVRAKTTRGWGEYTPVVYKKTPHAMGLDYVGEDDNMQVRIIAGAIVAVVVLLVIIIIMTVLILRSRASDECNKKQPSDCDTLEYRNGEGLVVTYMHCKMDSSPIVTTHTNNKSKSSLTTPLFTPAVGVAAASAGGAGGGGARSYVDPHTYEDPNQAVREFAREIDAGYITIEAIIGGGEFGDVCRGKLKVAPDGRTEIDVAIKTLKPGSADKARNDFLTEASIMGQFEHPNVIFLQGVVTKSNPVMIITEFMENGSLDTFLRANDGKFQVLQLVGMLRGIASGMQYLAEMNYVHRDLAARNVLVNAALVCKIADFGLSREIESATEGAYTTRGGKIPVRWTAPEAIAFRKFTSASDVWSMGIVCWEVMSYGERPYWNWSNQDVIKSIEKGYRLPAPMDCPEAIYQLMLDCWQKERTHRPTFANLTQTLDKLIRSPDTLRKIAQNSVRPPAHNPYYVTSHAAAAQAAQAVAAIPAAGTGPFVDVVGHQAHQAQSTIAVPVMPPGAGRSLHYHTHAATHALPQQPPLTYPNWVPFTHFG